A single window of Pyrus communis chromosome 10, drPyrComm1.1, whole genome shotgun sequence DNA harbors:
- the LOC137747884 gene encoding pathogenesis-related protein PRB1-3-like, translating to MAVNDIYYSVLQNVSETVVALVAEEGAHHLDLRFPTKEDPKWFIEQRETEIKLIEGWIEKFYQERKDLGKLLISLFIQLTSRGKEYLQFERTVTTMESRVTILFTFLCISICLEATKARHHPILRAPTANPQEFLKVHNNVRRKIGLPPLQWDEKLAAVARVYTKTRATIDCRMVHSMGLYGENIFWGGGKQPWGARFAVNSWSHEKLFYDYKTNSCKPGQMCGHYTQMVWKDTKRLGCAREVCSNGAGELIICNYDPPGNWAGEKPY from the exons ATGGCTGTGAATGATATCTATTACAGTGTCCTGCAGAATGTATCTGAAACTGTCGTCGCTCTTGTTGCTGAAGAAG GTGCACATCACTTAGATCTGCGTTTTCCAACAAAAGAAGATCCTAAGTGGTTTATTGAGCAAAGGGAAACTGAAATTAAGCTGATAGAAGGCTGGATAGAAAAATTCTACCAAGAACGAAAA GACCTTGGGAAGCTTTTGATCAGCTTATTTATACAACTTACAAGTCGAGGCAAAGAGTACCTACAATTTGAAAGAACAGTAACAACAATGGAAAGCAGAGTAACAATTTTATTTACTTTCCTATGCATTAGCATATGTCTTGAGGCGACAAAAGCTCGTCATCATCCAATACTCCGTGCTCCGACAGCAAACCCTCAAGAATTTTTAAAGGTTCACAACAATGTACGACGGAAAATTGGCCTACCGCCCTTGCAGTGGGACGAAAAACTAGCAGCGGTTGCTAGGGTTTACACAAAAACGAGAGCGACCATAGACTGCAGGATGGTACACTCGATGGGCCTTTATGGGGAGAACATCTTCTGGGGCGGCGGGAAACAACCATGGGGAGCTAGGTTCGCGGTGAATTCGTGGTCACATGAGAAGTTGTTCTATGATTACAAGACCAATAGTTGCAAACCCGGGCAGATGTGTGGGCATTACACGCAAATGGTGTGGAAGGACACAAAGCGTCTGGGTTGTGCACGAGAGGTTTGTAGCAATGGAGCAGGGGAGCTCATCATATGCAACTATGATCCACCTGGGAATTGGGCTGGAGAGAAACCCTATTAG